In Sphaerospermopsis torques-reginae ITEP-024, the genomic window CAAGCACTGCAATCAGACAAACCATCATTTAAACAACAAAATATTTATTATCCTGAATACCGGGACGAAAAAGCAGCCGATGGTAGCACAAATAAAGTCCTTTCTCGCTTGTTTTATGCCGATCAATTTGACGGTAAGCAAATGAAAGGTTTAACAATTATCGACCGTTCTAGAGAAGGAGTTAATCAAATTTTAGTTTCCGAATCTGCTGCATGGAATCCTGCTCAACAAGTTTGGGATTTTTATAATGGTACAATTTATTTAGTTGCTCCAGACCGTTCTTATCGGAATATTTTGCGGTTTGAACATCAACAATTGCAACTTCCCCGCACGCCTTTAAATGTTGCAGAAAATAGTCGAGATTATGGAGAAATGAATATTTCTCAAGCCCTAGAACAATTAAAAATTGAACGTTTAGCAGGTAATCCCCAAAGAATTAGAAAATTAGAAGTGCGGATTCAACAAAAAATTGCCTTTCCCTTTGTTTGTATTATTTTTGGTTTAGTGGGTTCGGCGATGGGAACTATACCTCAACGTACTGGTAGAGGTACAAGTTTTGGTATTAGTGTAATCGTCATTTTCAGTTATTACTTATTATTATCAGTTTCTGGGGCTTTGGCACAGGCGGAAATTCTTTCTCCCGTTGTCGGTGCTTGGTTGCCTAATTTGTTTGGTTTGGGAGTCGGTGTATTTCTGTTAATGCGAGTTGCCCAAAGGTAAGGTCTTAATTAACTGACTGAAAAACTATTCCTCTCTGGTAATTAAAAGTGCATAACCTTCATTGCTAATAAAACAAATACCCAACTTCTTTAAAATATCTCACTTACATTAATACTCACACCAGGAAAAGCTAAAATTGATAAACTTTGATTTTTCTCTAAAGTCTGGATATATTGATAAATTCCCTGGTGAGGATGGCGATATACTTCTATGATTTCCTGATTCACATCTATTAACCAAACTTCAGGAATATTTGCTTCTGCATATAACGGAATTTTCACTTGGCGATCATATTTTACAGTTGTATCAGCCACTTCTATTATTAAAAATATATCTTCTGGTTGGGGATGTGAATTTCTATAAAAATCAGGACGGGGTTTTAATAATGCTATATCTGGTTGTGGTTCGGAAATTTCATCTAATTCTACAGGATTTTGCACATTAATTAACGCACGTCCTCCCAATAGTAAAGCTAGTAAATTTGTTAGAAATAGAACACAACCTGAGTGTCTTGTACCAATAGGTGACATATCAATCATTTCTCCCCGAATTAATTCCACTCGATCATTTTCTGATAAAATACCAGATTCAGCCATTTTGTGAAATTGCTTAACTGTAAATTGGTGTCTGAGTAGTTGTACAACCATTGTCACCTCTATGGGAATTTTATTGAATTAATTGAGATGTTTATTTTATAGTAGGTTGGGTGAAGCGATCGCGCAAGCCACAAAACCCAACAACAATATTAATTATGTTGGGTTTCCTTGCGTCAACCCAACCTACTAAAACTAGACTAAAGCTACTTCAGGAATAACTCCTTGCATTTTAGAAAAAACATCAATTAATGTCTGTAATTGTTGTTCAGCTTTAAATACTCCTAAACCTCTTGCTGTTACTTTTCCTTGAGAATAAACAAAGCGATTTCGCATCGAGTCTGTTAACTTTTCTGCTAACAAATTCCAAGCAGGTTCTTCCATTGGAGTTTCTAAAACTATATGCTGTTTATTCTCTGGTTTAATGCGACTAAATCCTAAAGCTTTCGCTAATTGTTTTAATTCCATCACCCTTAAAAGTTGATTCGCAGGAACAGGAATTGCACCATATCTATCAGTCCATTCTGCGGCAATTCCTTTTAATTCTTCTTGAGATTTTGCTGTTGCAACTGCACGGTAAGCACTCATTTTTTGATCTATATCTGTAATGTAGGTGGAAGGAATAAATGCAGTGAGATTCAGGTCAATTTGGGTATCTTCAACCTGGGGTATTTCTTGACCTCTAATTTCTCGAATTGCTTTTTCTAACATTTCCATGTACAAATCAAATCCTATCGCATCCATTTGACCAGATTGTTCTGCACCTAGCAAGTTTCCTACACCGCGAATTTCCATATCTCGCATTGCTAATTGATAACCAGAACCGAGTTGAGTAAATTCTTGAATTGCTCTCAATCTTTGTCTGGCTGCATCAGATAATTCTCTTTGTTTGGGGTAAAATAACCATGCGTGAGCTTGGATTCCTGCTCGTCCTACTCGTCCTCTTAATTGATATAATTGCGATAAACCAAAACGATGAGCATCTTCAATTAAAATGGTGTTAACTCGCGGAATATCTAAACCAGATTCGATAATTGTGGTACAAACTAAGATGTCAGCTTCATGGTTGCTAAAAGTGAGCATAGTTGATTCTAACTCACTTTCATCCATTTGACCGTGAGCGATCGCAAATCTTCCCCCTGGGATCATTTCTCTTAATTTTGTTGTAGTTTCTTCTATTCCTTCGACTCTGGGAACGACATAAAAAACCTGTCCACCTCTATCTAATTCCTGTCTAATTGCACTTCTAACAATTTCCGGGTTTAAAGGTGCTAAATGGGTTTGAATTGGTCTTCTGGTTGGGGGTGGTGTGGTAATTAAACTCATTTCCCGAATCCCAGATAAAGACATATATAAGGTTCTAGGAATAGGAGTTGCAGATAAAGTTAACACATCAACTTGTGTTTTTAAACTCTTGATTTTTTCCTTTTGATTAACTCCAAATCTTTGTTCTTCGTCAATTACTAAAAGTCCTAAATCTTTAAATTGCACACCTTTGCCTAATAATTGATGTGTTCCCACAACAATATCTAATTCTCCAGTCGCTAGACGTTTTTGAATGTTGCGTTTTTCTTCTGCACTGCGGAAACGATTTAATAAACCGACATTCACAGGATAGGGTGAAAATCGTTCTTTAATAGTGTGATAATGTTGTTGAGTTAAAATTGTGGTTGGGGCTAAAAGTGCCACTTGTTTACCAGCAGTAACAGCTTTAAAAATCGCTCTAATTGCTACTTCTGTTTTCCCAAAACCCACATCACCACAAACCAAGCGATCCATTGGTCTTTCACTTTCCATATCCCGCTTGACATCTTGCACAGCTTTGAGTTGATCTGTGGTAGGTTGATAAGGGAAAGAATCTTCCATTTCTGCTTGCCAAGGCATATCTTGGGGATAAGAGAAACCTTGTTGTTGAGAACGGGCAGCATATAATTTTAGCAAATCTACCGCTAATTTTTTAATAGATTTTCTAACTTTGTTTTTAGTATTTTCCCAAGCTTTACCCGTCATTTTATGGAGTGCGGGGGGGTTATCAGCATTAGTTCTAAATCGAGATAAAGAACCAACTTGATCCGCCGCAACTCTTAACACACCATCAGCATATTGAACAACTATATAATCACGGGTTTCATTATTAATTGTCAAACTTTCTAACTTGACAAATTTACCAATGCCGTGACTACGATGAACAACAAAATCACCTGGTCTTAATTTATTCGGATCAACTTGTTTAGATTTAGCTTGACGACGTTTACGAACATAACCAAAATTAGCTAAAGAATGTTGTCCGTAAAATTCGCGGTCTGTGACAATGACGATGCGGTAAGAAGGTAAAATAAAACCTTCTAATTCTGCTAAACCCGAATATTTCAGGGCGACTGGTGTATAATTGATGTGCAATTTATCAATTGCTTGATAATCACGAGGATTAGGGATAAACTGGGCAGGACAATCATGTTCTTGTAAGAGAGAAACAGAACGGGAAGGTTGAGCAGAAATGATCCAAACTGCAAATTTTCTTTCTCTTTCTTGTCTGAGGGTTTCTGCTAATTTAGCAAATTGATGAGGTGTAACAGGTAAAGGTCTACTCGCTAAATTAGTACCGCTATTTTCTTCCGCTAATTCTGATAAATACAACTTGTGAAAACTGCCAATTTCTGTTAAACACTCATCAAAAGTAAAATGTATTTTTGGTATTTTAGCTGATAGCTGTTCACTGATTACTGACCACTGAATATCAGCATTTTCTACCCAGCGATCGCTATGGGCGTGACATTGTTCTACCTCATCAATAGCAACCAGGGTATTTTCAGATAAATAATCTAAAATTGAAGCC contains:
- a CDS encoding LptF/LptG family permease, with translation MDRYLAMQLLPLFLFGVGAFTSVVLAIDSLFELLRKVVESGLPINIALKVFLLKLPYVMVYSFPMSTLLATLMTYSKLSSESELIALRGCGVSVYRMVFTAVLLSSLVTGMTYVFNEQIAPAANYEATRTLEQALQSDKPSFKQQNIYYPEYRDEKAADGSTNKVLSRLFYADQFDGKQMKGLTIIDRSREGVNQILVSESAAWNPAQQVWDFYNGTIYLVAPDRSYRNILRFEHQQLQLPRTPLNVAENSRDYGEMNISQALEQLKIERLAGNPQRIRKLEVRIQQKIAFPFVCIIFGLVGSAMGTIPQRTGRGTSFGISVIVIFSYYLLLSVSGALAQAEILSPVVGAWLPNLFGLGVGVFLLMRVAQR
- a CDS encoding Uma2 family endonuclease — encoded protein: MVVQLLRHQFTVKQFHKMAESGILSENDRVELIRGEMIDMSPIGTRHSGCVLFLTNLLALLLGGRALINVQNPVELDEISEPQPDIALLKPRPDFYRNSHPQPEDIFLIIEVADTTVKYDRQVKIPLYAEANIPEVWLIDVNQEIIEVYRHPHQGIYQYIQTLEKNQSLSILAFPGVSINVSEIF
- the mfd gene encoding transcription-repair coupling factor, producing the protein MAFSSIVRALARLPLTAELNTKLKKNQELHLNGISRLPKGLVTSALAHHEGRDLCVICATLEEAGRVYAQMEAMGWNTVHFYPTSEASPYEPFDPETELSWGQMQVLADLISSGIPNKNTAIVATIGALQPHLPPPEVFKSFCLSLQKGMEYDLDEFSEKITALGYERVSLVETEGQWSRRGDIVDVFPVSSELPVRLEWFGDEIEKIREFDPSTQRSALDKVNQISLTPTSFAPIVLAALKNHPNFTTIVETFHETSLQESELQSLEGSRRFLGLAFNKPASILDYLSENTLVAIDEVEQCHAHSDRWVENADIQWSVISEQLSAKIPKIHFTFDECLTEIGSFHKLYLSELAEENSGTNLASRPLPVTPHQFAKLAETLRQERERKFAVWIISAQPSRSVSLLQEHDCPAQFIPNPRDYQAIDKLHINYTPVALKYSGLAELEGFILPSYRIVIVTDREFYGQHSLANFGYVRKRRQAKSKQVDPNKLRPGDFVVHRSHGIGKFVKLESLTINNETRDYIVVQYADGVLRVAADQVGSLSRFRTNADNPPALHKMTGKAWENTKNKVRKSIKKLAVDLLKLYAARSQQQGFSYPQDMPWQAEMEDSFPYQPTTDQLKAVQDVKRDMESERPMDRLVCGDVGFGKTEVAIRAIFKAVTAGKQVALLAPTTILTQQHYHTIKERFSPYPVNVGLLNRFRSAEEKRNIQKRLATGELDIVVGTHQLLGKGVQFKDLGLLVIDEEQRFGVNQKEKIKSLKTQVDVLTLSATPIPRTLYMSLSGIREMSLITTPPPTRRPIQTHLAPLNPEIVRSAIRQELDRGGQVFYVVPRVEGIEETTTKLREMIPGGRFAIAHGQMDESELESTMLTFSNHEADILVCTTIIESGLDIPRVNTILIEDAHRFGLSQLYQLRGRVGRAGIQAHAWLFYPKQRELSDAARQRLRAIQEFTQLGSGYQLAMRDMEIRGVGNLLGAEQSGQMDAIGFDLYMEMLEKAIREIRGQEIPQVEDTQIDLNLTAFIPSTYITDIDQKMSAYRAVATAKSQEELKGIAAEWTDRYGAIPVPANQLLRVMELKQLAKALGFSRIKPENKQHIVLETPMEEPAWNLLAEKLTDSMRNRFVYSQGKVTARGLGVFKAEQQLQTLIDVFSKMQGVIPEVALV